A genomic stretch from Hymenobacter psoromatis includes:
- a CDS encoding RNA polymerase subunit sigma-24: MEPMQPSDSALIDLYLAGREAAFAQLLQRHQARVFTTIHLVVRDEDMAEDLTQDTFIKAIHTLKSGRYQDEGKFGSWLCRIAHNLAIDAFRRAKRAPQTSLDDNMGLANSLHLSEESADDALGREESHAHLRQLIQELPAAQKEVLLMRHYGDMSFQEIADATGVSINTALGRMRYALINLRKKMAAHSLLYDSNLTPPDVASLRVQRIAS; the protein is encoded by the coding sequence ATGGAACCCATGCAGCCGAGCGACTCCGCGCTCATCGACCTCTACCTGGCCGGCCGCGAAGCGGCATTTGCCCAGCTGCTCCAGCGCCACCAGGCGCGGGTCTTTACGACCATTCACCTCGTGGTGCGCGACGAGGATATGGCCGAAGACCTCACCCAGGATACCTTTATTAAGGCCATCCACACCCTCAAAAGCGGGCGTTACCAAGACGAAGGCAAATTTGGCTCTTGGCTGTGCCGTATTGCGCACAACCTGGCCATCGACGCCTTCCGCCGCGCAAAAAGAGCGCCCCAAACGAGCCTCGATGACAACATGGGGCTGGCTAATTCGTTACACCTTTCGGAAGAGTCGGCTGACGACGCGCTGGGGCGCGAAGAAAGCCACGCGCACCTGCGCCAGCTCATCCAGGAACTACCCGCTGCCCAGAAAGAAGTGCTGCTGATGCGCCATTACGGCGACATGAGCTTTCAGGAAATTGCTGACGCAACCGGCGTGAGCATTAATACTGCGCTGGGCCGCATGCGCTATGCTCTCATTAACCTGCGGAAAAAAATGGCCGCTCATTCGCTCCTGTATGATTCAAACCTTACCCCACCCGACGTTGCTTCGCTACGTGTACAACGAATTGCCAGCTGA
- a CDS encoding endonuclease III has protein sequence MTRPERFRRFLDYFTLNFPEPKTELAYGNPYELIVAVVLSAQCTDKRVNQVMPALLARFPTPLALGEAAAEDIFPFIRSVSYPNNKARHLAGLGRLLTSDFGGEVPSTIEELQRLPGVGRKTANVVVSVIYNQPAMAVDTHVFRVSHRLGLVPKTATTPLAVEKGLVKYIPQAVIPKAHHWLILHGRYVCVARSPKCNVCPLSDFCAYYGKFAVSG, from the coding sequence ATGACGCGCCCCGAACGGTTTCGCCGCTTTCTCGACTACTTCACCCTGAATTTCCCGGAGCCCAAAACCGAGCTGGCCTATGGCAACCCGTATGAACTGATTGTGGCCGTGGTGCTGAGCGCGCAGTGCACCGACAAGCGCGTGAACCAGGTGATGCCCGCGCTGTTGGCGCGGTTCCCTACCCCCCTCGCATTGGGCGAAGCGGCGGCCGAGGACATTTTTCCGTTTATTCGCAGCGTGTCGTATCCGAATAATAAGGCCAGGCACCTGGCGGGCCTGGGCCGGCTGCTCACCAGCGACTTTGGCGGCGAGGTGCCGAGCACCATCGAGGAACTGCAGCGGCTGCCGGGCGTGGGGCGCAAGACGGCCAACGTGGTGGTTTCGGTGATTTATAACCAGCCCGCGATGGCGGTTGATACGCACGTATTTCGGGTGTCGCACCGGCTGGGGCTGGTGCCCAAAACGGCCACTACCCCCCTGGCTGTGGAGAAAGGGTTGGTGAAATATATTCCGCAAGCAGTCATTCCGAAGGCCCACCACTGGCTGATTTTGCACGGACGCTACGTGTGCGTGGCCCGCTCGCCCAAGTGCAACGTGTGTCCCCTCAGCGACTTCTGCGCGTATTATGGGAAGTTTGCAGTTTCTGGTTGA
- a CDS encoding alpha-glucan family phosphorylase has product MAFQFKMAAPAAKYKAAAAYFSMEFALDQSLKIYSGGLGFLAGSHMRSAYELKQNLVGIGMLWTYGYYDQVRNPDQTMKAEFLHKQYSFLEDTGIVFPVTIHDAEVHVKALYLAPETFGTAPMFFLTTDIEENDYLSRTISHHLYDPDAATRVAQSIVLGVGGGKLLDILERQTDIYHLNEGHGLPLAFFLYEKYDRNLAEVQKHLVFTTHTPELAGNEERPMKLLTDMSFFAGVPEEDVRREARIEGDTLNYTLTALRFARRANAVSKVHGEVAREMWGHYEGICPIISITNAQNGTYWRDPALAAALKAKDDKALLARKREMKVAFFKIVADQTGTLLDPDALTIVWARRFAAYKRADLILRDFERFVKLVSDDSRPVQVIWAGKPYPKDYGAIDIFNSIIRKTKDLKRCAVLTGYELALSAEMKKGSDLWLNTPRYPREASGTSGMTAAMNASVSVSIADGWIPEFAQDGENCFLIAHANVTLPDAQKDDHEADNLLTVLESTVVPMYYDQPKQFLKVVKAAMKDVEPEFESTRMAKEYYEQLYK; this is encoded by the coding sequence ATGGCATTTCAATTCAAAATGGCGGCTCCGGCGGCCAAATACAAGGCGGCGGCGGCATACTTCTCGATGGAGTTTGCCCTCGACCAGAGCCTGAAAATTTATTCCGGTGGCCTGGGTTTCCTGGCGGGCTCGCACATGCGCTCGGCCTACGAGCTCAAGCAAAACCTCGTCGGCATCGGGATGCTGTGGACCTACGGCTACTACGACCAGGTGCGCAACCCCGACCAGACCATGAAGGCCGAGTTTCTGCACAAGCAATACTCATTTCTGGAAGACACGGGGATTGTATTCCCGGTGACCATCCACGATGCCGAGGTACACGTGAAGGCGCTGTACCTGGCCCCCGAGACGTTCGGCACCGCGCCGATGTTTTTCCTCACCACTGATATTGAGGAGAATGACTACCTCTCGCGCACCATTTCGCACCACCTCTACGACCCGGACGCCGCCACCCGCGTGGCTCAGAGCATCGTGCTGGGGGTAGGCGGCGGCAAGCTGCTCGACATCCTGGAGCGCCAGACCGACATCTACCACCTCAACGAGGGCCACGGCCTGCCGCTGGCGTTTTTTCTCTACGAAAAGTACGACCGCAACCTGGCCGAGGTGCAAAAGCACTTGGTTTTCACGACCCACACGCCCGAGCTGGCCGGCAACGAGGAGCGCCCCATGAAGCTGCTCACCGACATGAGTTTTTTCGCCGGCGTGCCCGAGGAGGACGTGCGCCGCGAGGCCCGCATTGAGGGCGACACGCTCAACTACACGCTCACCGCGCTGCGCTTCGCCCGCCGGGCCAACGCCGTGAGCAAGGTGCATGGCGAAGTAGCCCGCGAAATGTGGGGCCACTATGAAGGCATTTGCCCCATCATCTCCATCACCAACGCCCAGAACGGCACTTACTGGCGCGACCCCGCGCTGGCTGCCGCCCTCAAGGCCAAGGACGACAAAGCCCTGCTGGCCCGCAAGCGCGAGATGAAAGTGGCGTTTTTCAAAATCGTGGCCGACCAGACCGGTACGCTGCTCGACCCCGACGCGCTGACCATCGTGTGGGCCCGCCGCTTTGCTGCCTACAAGCGCGCCGACCTCATTCTGCGTGATTTTGAGCGCTTTGTGAAGCTCGTGAGCGACGATTCGCGCCCGGTGCAGGTCATTTGGGCTGGCAAGCCCTACCCCAAGGATTATGGCGCTATCGACATCTTCAACAGCATTATTCGCAAGACCAAGGACCTCAAGCGCTGCGCCGTGCTCACGGGCTACGAGCTAGCCCTGAGCGCTGAAATGAAGAAGGGCTCCGACCTGTGGCTGAACACCCCGCGCTACCCCCGCGAGGCCAGCGGCACCAGCGGCATGACCGCCGCCATGAACGCCAGCGTGAGCGTAAGCATCGCCGACGGCTGGATTCCGGAGTTTGCCCAGGATGGGGAGAACTGTTTCCTCATCGCCCACGCCAACGTGACCCTGCCCGACGCGCAAAAGGATGACCACGAGGCCGATAACCTGCTCACCGTGCTCGAAAGCACCGTAGTGCCCATGTACTACGACCAGCCCAAGCAATTCCTGAAAGTGGTGAAAGCTGCCATGAAGGACGTGGAGCCCGAGTTCGAAAGTACCCGCATGGCCAAGGAATACTACGAGCAACTGTATAAATAA
- a CDS encoding TonB-dependent receptor gives MLNFYRFMLLAFLLSGVALQGYGQQGGPPISGRFEHLPFVEFARRVEATTPYRFFYNAADVDSLTVNLTATGQPLAQVLAQALAGSKLQASVDAAGHVFIAAAPGIQTTLPPGYFTAPAPDVAADNPADPAISAGRPAGAGATRLYEVGKGQPAPAGSRATLTGRVRDARAGEPVVGAAVFVEGPVIGTATDQFGSYTLTLPVGRYVLNVRGIGLRNTRRQVMLYANGQLDIEAEQDITPLKEVVVIGGQDQNVSSTRMGVEKLDIKQIKQLPSVFGEADVLRAVLLLPGVKSIGEGSTGFSVRGGNTDQNLVLFNDATIYNPAHLFGFFSAFNPDVVKSVELYKSAIPAKYGGRLASVLDIETREGNRKKISGAAGIGPLTSRLTLEGPLVKDKGSFLLGGRTSYSDWLLHLVPDASLKKSAASFYDLNAHLSYDLDAHNSLYATGYFSRDRFRLASDTTFEYSNTAASLKWQHGFSSQLSGVLTGTYSRYAFSNSSELNPTSASTFSYALNQSGLRADLTYFRDARHTVTFGGSSTLYHVAPGARTPIGEMSLTTSDVLDREQGLESALYAADHWDVSPRLALDLGLRYSLYNALGPGVSNEYLPGVSRSEGTISGTTSYSSGQVIQTYQGPEYRLAARFALTPTSALKASAGRTRQYIHQLSNTAAMSPTDTWKLSDRYIRPQVGDQFALGYYHNFRENTIETSVEGYFKTTRDFVDYKSGAVLILNHHLETDVLNAQGRAYGVEFLVRKSTGRVNGWLSYTYSRTLVRVNTATDQVNGGNYYPGNYDKPHEATLVGNYRFSRRFSTSVNVNYSTGRPITLPLAKYYLNNTLRLLYSDRNAYRVPDYFRVDLALNIEGNHKVHKPFHSSWTVGVYNLTGRQNPYSVYYKSQNGTINGYQLSIFGTPIPTVTYNVRF, from the coding sequence ATGCTGAATTTTTACCGTTTTATGCTGCTCGCGTTTTTGCTGAGCGGGGTGGCGTTGCAGGGTTATGGGCAGCAGGGCGGGCCGCCCATTAGCGGGCGCTTCGAGCACCTGCCTTTCGTGGAGTTTGCGCGGCGCGTGGAGGCCACTACCCCCTACCGTTTCTTCTATAACGCGGCTGATGTGGACAGCCTCACCGTGAACCTGACTGCCACCGGGCAGCCGCTGGCCCAGGTGCTGGCCCAGGCGCTGGCGGGCAGCAAGCTGCAAGCGTCCGTCGATGCGGCGGGGCACGTGTTTATCGCGGCCGCGCCGGGCATTCAGACCACGCTGCCGCCCGGCTACTTCACCGCCCCCGCGCCCGACGTGGCCGCCGACAACCCCGCCGACCCGGCCATCAGCGCGGGGCGGCCGGCCGGCGCCGGGGCCACCCGGCTCTACGAGGTGGGCAAGGGCCAGCCCGCGCCGGCCGGCAGCCGGGCCACCCTCACTGGCCGCGTACGCGACGCCCGGGCTGGCGAGCCGGTGGTGGGCGCGGCGGTGTTCGTGGAAGGCCCGGTCATTGGCACCGCTACCGACCAGTTTGGCTCCTACACCCTGACCTTGCCGGTGGGCCGCTACGTGCTGAACGTGCGCGGCATTGGCCTACGCAACACGCGCCGCCAGGTGATGCTGTACGCTAATGGCCAGCTCGATATCGAGGCTGAGCAGGACATTACGCCCCTCAAGGAAGTGGTGGTGATAGGCGGCCAGGACCAGAATGTGAGCAGCACCCGCATGGGCGTGGAGAAGCTGGACATCAAGCAGATAAAGCAGCTGCCTTCGGTGTTTGGCGAGGCCGATGTGCTGCGGGCGGTGCTGCTGCTGCCGGGCGTGAAGTCCATCGGGGAGGGTAGCACGGGCTTTAGTGTGCGCGGCGGCAACACCGACCAGAACCTGGTCCTTTTCAACGACGCGACCATTTACAACCCGGCGCACTTGTTCGGCTTTTTCTCGGCTTTTAACCCCGACGTGGTGAAGTCGGTGGAGCTGTATAAGAGCGCCATCCCGGCCAAGTATGGGGGTAGGCTGGCCTCGGTGCTGGATATTGAAACCCGCGAGGGCAACCGCAAAAAGATTAGTGGCGCGGCCGGCATCGGGCCGCTCACCAGCCGCCTCACCCTGGAAGGGCCGCTGGTGAAGGACAAGGGCTCGTTTCTCCTCGGCGGGCGCACCTCGTATTCCGACTGGCTGCTGCACCTCGTGCCCGATGCCAGCCTGAAGAAGAGCGCAGCCTCGTTCTACGACCTGAACGCGCACCTGAGCTACGACCTCGACGCGCACAACTCGCTGTACGCCACCGGCTATTTCAGCCGCGACCGGTTTCGGCTGGCCAGCGATACCACGTTTGAGTATAGCAACACGGCCGCCAGCCTCAAGTGGCAGCACGGCTTTAGCAGCCAGTTGTCGGGGGTACTCACGGGCACGTACAGCCGCTACGCGTTCAGCAATTCGAGCGAGTTGAACCCGACCAGCGCCTCCACCTTTTCGTATGCGCTGAACCAGAGCGGGCTGCGCGCCGACCTCACCTATTTCCGCGATGCGCGGCACACCGTCACCTTCGGGGGCAGCAGCACGCTCTACCACGTGGCGCCCGGCGCGCGCACGCCGATTGGCGAAATGTCGCTGACTACCAGCGACGTACTTGACCGCGAGCAGGGCCTGGAAAGCGCCCTCTACGCCGCCGACCACTGGGACGTGTCGCCGCGCCTGGCCCTCGACCTGGGCTTGCGCTACTCGCTTTACAATGCGCTCGGGCCGGGCGTGTCGAATGAGTATCTGCCCGGCGTGTCGCGCTCGGAAGGCACGATTTCGGGCACTACCAGCTACAGCAGCGGGCAAGTTATTCAGACTTACCAGGGGCCGGAATACCGGCTGGCGGCGCGCTTTGCCCTTACCCCCACCTCGGCGCTCAAGGCCAGCGCGGGCCGCACGCGCCAGTATATTCACCAGCTTTCCAACACGGCCGCCATGTCGCCGACCGATACCTGGAAGCTGAGCGACCGCTACATCCGGCCGCAGGTGGGCGACCAGTTCGCGCTGGGCTACTACCACAATTTTCGGGAGAATACCATTGAGACGTCGGTGGAGGGCTACTTCAAAACCACCCGCGACTTTGTGGACTACAAGAGCGGCGCGGTGCTCATCCTCAACCACCACCTCGAAACCGACGTGCTGAACGCCCAGGGCCGCGCCTACGGCGTCGAGTTTTTGGTGCGCAAGTCCACGGGCCGCGTCAATGGCTGGCTGAGCTACACCTACTCGCGCACGCTGGTGCGGGTGAACACCGCCACCGACCAGGTGAACGGCGGCAACTACTACCCCGGCAACTACGACAAGCCCCACGAGGCCACGCTGGTGGGCAACTACCGCTTCTCGCGCCGCTTCAGCACCTCCGTGAACGTGAACTACAGCACCGGCCGGCCCATCACGCTGCCGCTGGCCAAGTACTACCTCAACAACACGCTGCGCCTGCTCTACTCAGACCGCAACGCCTACCGGGTGCCCGACTACTTCCGCGTCGATTTGGCCCTCAATATTGAAGGCAACCACAAGGTGCACAAGCCTTTCCACAGCTCCTGGACGGTGGGCGTGTACAACCTCACCGGCCGCCAGAATCCTTACTCCGTCTATTACAAATCGCAAAACGGCACTATCAATGGCTATCAGCTTTCAATTTTCGGCACCCCCATTCCGACGGTTACCTACAATGTGCGCTTTTAG
- a CDS encoding alpha-amylase yields the protein MHVFSALLAPLSAILLLAASPAAAVSLPPLARPAARPTPPVRIDPTYWFVGMKNPKLQLLVKAPGIATDQVTLATYPGVTLDGFEKLESANYLIVNLTVSPQAQPGQLKLQFKGSKSFTHSYELRPRNQDPARTQGLTQADFIYMLMPDRFSNGDSKNDVVKGTRVNHVARDSMYARHGGDLKGIENHFAYFKQLGATAIWPTPVIENDMPKASYHGYAVTDCYKIDPRYGTNAEYGQFVKNAHGQGLKVVQDIVLNHWGSYNYLFLDKPAADWFHAWPSFTRSNYNAYALNDPHGSQYDRKRYNDGWFDTTMPDVNQGNPYVATYLIQNFLWWVESTGLDGYRIDTYPYSEPQFLMAWGKAIMDEYPKLTLYGEAWEGSTAEQAFYAQNIMQPVDGFKSNLPGVLDFITTFAIQDALKDGNLEHLYQSMQSDWLYVDATRNVTFLDNHDMSRFYSVIGEDFAKYKMGLAWLLTLRGIPQLYYGTEVLMKNFSNPDGKVREDFPGGWAGDKVDYFTARPGPAGEAFDYVSKLANYRKSHPVLSSGKLMQFIPQDGVYTYFRYTATECVMVIANVGKEAKKVDGTRFAERTGGFASGVEVVSGVGISDLKLLTVPAHTAWVVELRK from the coding sequence ATGCACGTTTTTAGCGCGTTGCTGGCCCCGTTGTCGGCCATTTTGCTGCTGGCGGCCAGTCCGGCCGCAGCCGTTTCGCTGCCTCCGCTGGCCCGCCCGGCGGCCCGCCCTACCCCCCCGGTTCGCATCGACCCCACGTACTGGTTTGTGGGCATGAAAAACCCCAAATTGCAGCTGCTGGTCAAAGCCCCCGGCATTGCCACCGACCAGGTAACGCTGGCCACCTACCCCGGCGTGACGCTCGACGGCTTCGAGAAGCTGGAAAGCGCCAACTACCTGATTGTGAACCTCACGGTGAGCCCGCAGGCGCAGCCCGGCCAGCTCAAATTGCAGTTTAAAGGCAGCAAAAGCTTCACGCACAGCTACGAGCTGCGGCCCCGCAACCAGGACCCGGCGCGCACGCAGGGCCTCACGCAGGCCGACTTTATCTACATGCTAATGCCGGACCGCTTCTCGAACGGCGACTCAAAAAACGACGTGGTGAAGGGCACCCGCGTGAACCATGTGGCCCGCGACTCGATGTACGCCCGCCACGGCGGCGATTTGAAGGGCATCGAAAACCACTTTGCTTATTTTAAGCAGCTAGGTGCCACGGCCATCTGGCCTACACCCGTCATTGAGAATGATATGCCCAAGGCCAGCTACCACGGCTATGCCGTTACGGACTGCTACAAAATCGACCCGCGCTATGGGACCAATGCCGAGTACGGGCAGTTTGTGAAAAACGCGCACGGCCAGGGCCTGAAAGTGGTGCAGGACATTGTGCTAAACCACTGGGGCAGCTACAATTACCTGTTTCTGGACAAGCCGGCGGCCGACTGGTTTCACGCGTGGCCCAGCTTCACGCGCTCCAACTACAACGCCTACGCCCTCAACGACCCACACGGCTCGCAGTATGACCGCAAGCGCTACAACGACGGCTGGTTTGACACCACCATGCCCGACGTGAACCAGGGCAACCCGTACGTCGCTACCTACCTCATTCAGAACTTCTTGTGGTGGGTAGAAAGCACCGGCCTCGATGGCTACCGCATCGATACTTATCCCTACTCGGAGCCGCAGTTTCTGATGGCCTGGGGCAAGGCCATCATGGACGAGTATCCCAAGCTCACGCTCTATGGCGAGGCCTGGGAGGGTAGCACCGCCGAGCAGGCTTTCTACGCTCAGAATATTATGCAGCCGGTTGATGGCTTCAAGTCGAACCTGCCGGGCGTACTCGACTTCATTACCACCTTCGCCATTCAGGACGCGCTGAAGGATGGCAACCTGGAGCATCTCTACCAAAGTATGCAAAGCGACTGGCTGTACGTGGATGCCACGCGCAACGTGACTTTCCTCGATAACCACGACATGAGTCGATTCTATTCGGTTATCGGCGAAGACTTTGCGAAGTACAAGATGGGCCTGGCTTGGCTGCTGACCTTGCGCGGCATTCCGCAATTGTATTACGGCACCGAGGTCCTGATGAAGAACTTCTCGAACCCTGATGGCAAGGTGCGCGAGGACTTTCCGGGCGGCTGGGCCGGCGACAAGGTGGACTACTTCACGGCGCGGCCGGGGCCGGCGGGCGAGGCATTTGACTACGTGAGCAAGCTGGCCAACTACCGGAAATCACACCCGGTTTTGTCGAGCGGCAAGCTGATGCAGTTCATTCCGCAGGACGGGGTTTATACGTATTTCCGCTATACTGCTACGGAGTGCGTGATGGTTATCGCCAACGTGGGCAAGGAGGCGAAGAAGGTCGATGGAACGCGGTTTGCGGAGCGCACGGGTGGGTTTGCCTCGGGGGTGGAGGTGGTGAGTGGGGTAGGGATTTCGGATTTGAAGTTGCTAACCGTGCCGGCGCATACGGCTTGGGTGGTGGAGTTGCGGAAGTAG